CCTGGCCACAGAGAAGACTCTctctaaaagattaaaaaaaaaaaaaaaagcgagggcgggggtgggggtgctaATCATATCTATTTGCAAAGCTGTTTTGACAAAAAATGTAGCATGAGGCAAATGGTacctgcttaataaatattacttttagagacaaggtcttgctttgctgcctaggctggaatgcagtggcgtgatcacagctcactgcagccttgaactcttgcctcaagcgatcctctcgcctcgacctcccaaagcgctgagattacaggcatgagccaagagCCTGGTCTCACTTAAATATTAGCCATTTATTAGCTGTTGATGTTAAGCTACCTAGGACTGCGCTTGGAACCAAGAAGGGGGAGGTTAGGGGGTGGTGGAGGAAGCAAGGCCTAGGTGTCACCCAGTTGGAAGAATGGGCAGAGGGACTGCCAGGCTGGCTATGTGCAGGGTCTGGGGGCTGACCTGCTGAGGGCGGGCTGTGCTGTCCATTGTCACACTCAGGGGTGTCCGCTGGGCTGGTGCTCCATTGTGGAGCGGGGACAAGCCGCTCCACTCAATGCTCCTCAGAGAGCTCGTGGCGTTGCTCCATCCCTGACCCGGTGGCGTCCCGCCCTCGGAGAAGGGGAGTGAGACAGACGGACACAGGCAGAGACAGGCGGCAGGGTTTATTCCGGTCCTCAAGCAGCCTCTCCGCCGTGGGCGGGTCCCTCCCTGGGCTCCAGGCCCCGGCCGCCGCCGGCCGGCAGCCTCCCGCGAGGCTGGGCGTCTCCGCGACAGCCGGGTGGGCCCGAGGACGCGGGGTGGACGCGACGGAGGGTGcgacgggcgcggtggcggcgtcGGCGGCCGCACTGCCACAGGCGGCGGAAGCGCGCGCGAAAGTGGCGCGAAGCGAGCGCGTAGACGAGCGGGTTGAGGCAGGAGTTGGCGTAGGCCAGGCAGTGCGAGGCCAGGCGGCAGGCGTAGGTGGCCGGGCTGAAGGCGAAGCGGCCGTACCAGAAGCACAAGATGAGCGCGTGGTGCGGGCCCCAGCAGAGCGCGTAGAGCGCGGCCACAGCCAGCATGGCGCGCCCCGCGCGGCCCGTCGCCCTCCGCCGCGCCTCGGCCGCCGCGGCGCCCGCGGGGCCCACGGCGGCCCACAGGAAGCGCAGCGTTCGCCCGTAGGCCAGGCTCACCACGGCCACGGGCAGCAGGTAGCCGGCGGCGAAGGTGGCCACGTCCAGGGCGCGGCGGCGTGCGTCCTCCCAGGCGGGCACGCAGAGCTCCAGAGCGCCGTAGCGCACGGTGCCGTAGTAGCTGAGGTAGGGCGCCGAGAAGAGCGCCGCCAGCAGCCACACCAGCCCCACCGCGGCGCGGGCGTTGCGCGGCGTGCGCAGGGCGCGCGAGCGCAGGGGGTGCCGCACGGCCAGGTACCTGCGGAGGGCGCCGGGTCAGCGGGGTGGACGGGTGCTCTCCCGCAGGGGCCCGCTCCACGCCCCGCGCCGGGGCCCTATGGCCCGATGCGCCTCCTGTGAACCGTGGGGGACGTGGCGGGGATTAAGAGTGTGAACGCGCAAGgtgcttagagcagtgcctggcacctagcaaGGGCCCGATCCCAGTGAGTTGTTATTTCTAGGATTATTTTATGGATGCGTCAGATGAAGCCCACAGAGAAGTGACCTGCCCAGGGTCATCAGCTAGAGTGAGCCTGGAATTGACCCCAAGTTTCAAGCGGCGGAAGCAGATGTGTGCACAGCTGGGCAAGGTGTGGGCAGTTTTAAAAtagctgggctgggcgcggtggctcacgcctgtaatcccaacacttgggaggccgaggcgggcggatcacctgaggtcaggggtttgagaccagcctgtccaacatggcaaaaccccgtctctactaaaaatacaaaaaattagccaggtgtggtggcgcacgcctgtaatcccagctactcgggaggctgtggcaggagaatcgctggaacccaggaggcagaggttgcagtgagccgagatccaaaaataaaaacaaaacaacaaccaaaaaaaaactgatgaacGCATTCGTGAGCTTCTTTTGCCATTCCTATCGCGCTTAcagagcacttactatatgccagagcacttactatatgccagacccTGTGCTGCCACTTGAGACTCAGAGGCATCCTCTGGAAGCTCACggtggaggaggggaagggcaggACAGTCCCCTCAAGCATGCCCTGCAGGTGCCCAGAGGCTGCTTTCGAGGGGTCAGGGAGCTTTTGTTTCCTGCCACCCACCTCCCTTTCTGGTCCCCCACTCTCTCCTTCCTAAGGCCAATGAGGATGTGTTCAGGACTCCTCCCCCCACTCCCGCCCACACAGCCCTGCCTAGCCAGGCCCCAGGCACAGCGCACCTGTCCACCGAGACAGCAGCCAGCGTGAAGCTGCTGGCGTACATGGTGAGGTAGATGAGCAGGTGCACAGCCTTGCAGACGAGGGCCCCGAAGAGCCAGGCATCCAGCGTGTAGATGGTGGCCTGAAAGGGCACGCAGCACAGGATGAAGCAGAGGTCCGCCACCGCCAGGTTGAGGATGAACAGATCCGTGGTGCTGCCGGGCTCCTGCCAGGCACTCGGGCCAGGCTGCAGGAGCACTGCCAGCACCAGTCCGTttcccactgtgcccagcaggaaGATTAGGGCAAAGACCACAGGCACTGCCACGGCCCCCACACTCCCTGGACTGTCCAGTGAAATGTTCTGGGCATCAGCCATCTCCCCATCAGACGGGCACCTAGGGAAGAGAAGCTGGAGTCCTCAGGCAAGAGCCCCCAGTTCTGGTTGCTTGACCCTGGGATCCAGCTCCCCCGACCTGGGTCTGGCCAGGTATTCTGGGCAGGAAGCTCGTGGGAGATAGAGGAGGGGAGAGCAGAGCCAAAGTCATCGCTGAGTCCCACTGTGTGAGCAAGCTCGTGGTGTTCAAGGGGTGAGAGTTCCTCAGTTTCCTAAGGAACACCCCTAGAGTCTTGCCTGGAAGGCTACCTAGGTATTTGAGGGACACTTCCAACCCACCAGGCTGGGGAAGGCACAAGAGAAGTAGGATGAAGATGTGGCGATGGGGGGAGGGGCAAGTGCAGAAGCTGGTATATTTTCCTTCTCAATGGGGATCTGAAGCTCAGGGGAGACCCTGGGACATGGGTTCAGGGCTTTCTCACTACAAGCTGTAACCTCAGCAAAACACAGGTAACATCCCTGAGTCACTGGAGAGTTCAGTATAGTGAGATCACCACAATGGCAAAACTGGGAAGACCGTGTAGGTCACTGCTCCCTCTCTGCACATAGGGAAatcgaggcccagagaggggacaTGGGAGGCTAATATCACAGAATGGCAGCTCTGGGGCTGTTACCACCCTGATATCCTACCTTCTTAGCTAGAGTGCTCATCTGAGAGCCTGTAACAGGTGGTGCCTCTGACaacctgtgcctgtgtgtgtgtgtgcacgccaCGCCGATGCTCACCCCCATCCTACTCTGCAGCCCATGTCTTCTACTACCTGTGGATCCCCTTGCAGGCTTCGGACTACTGGGGTGGTGGGACAAATTAGGGGAAAGGGGggccaggcagggaggagggaagaaaggcaatttctgcccccaccccagcacccaGCATGCAGTAGGTCCCCAAAGCCCAGGATGGGCAACACCCACCTTCGCCCTGGGCAGTGGGCTTGATCCTGGGTGGAACGGCTGGGCTGGGTGGGCCTCCTGGTTCAGCAGCTGCCCCTCGGTGCCTCCCTGCAGGTACTGGTCTGCCTTCTACTTCTCCCCCTTCGCCTTTAAGgcccctcctctcctctgcccccCCGTGCTGAGCTAGAGTTGGGCACTCCCTCTGGAGTAGCCACTGGCCACTTCCTCCTCAGTCCCTGATTTCCCCCAGGTGGCAGGCTCTTCTGCCTGGCTCTTCTCTGCCTCTGCGTTGCTGctgccttttcctctctctgCAGCCAGTAACCCATTGATCTCGCTCTCTGTGATTTGCTTTGTAGTTAACCCCTCTGTGCCCAGGGCCCAGCCAGTCCCTGGCACTCCCACCTCCCGTGGCCCAGCCTGATGACTCCATCCCCTATCCCTGCACATTCTTGCTCCAGTCCATATTTAGAAAGGGTtcctaggccgggcatggtggctcctgtctgtaatcccagcactttgggaggccgaggcaggtagatcacttgaggccaggaactcgagaccagcttggccaatgtggcgaaaccttttgtctactaaaaatacaaaattagctactctggaggctgaggcaggagaatcgcttgagcctgggaggcggaggttgcaatgagccgagatgatgccactgcactccagcctgggtgatggagtgagacactgtctaaaaaaaaaaaaaaaaaagaggccgggcgcggtggctcacgcctgtaatcctagcactttgggagacagaggcaggtggatcacgaggtcgggagttcaagaccagcctggccaagatggtgaaaccccatctttacgaaaaatacaaaaattagccgggcgtggtggtgggcacctgtaatcccagctactcaggaggctgaggcagagaactgcttgaagccagtgggtggaagttgcagtgagccaagatcatgccactgcactgcagcctgggtgacagagcgagactctgtctcaaaaaaaaaaaaaaaaaagattcctagTCTTGACTGGGGTTTCCTGGAGTGGGAAACCAGGACTTGAGTCTCCTTTCAGCAGACTACAGAGACTCCTCCCTCAGGCCCGCAAATCCTGAGACCCTTCTCCAGAAGCTCTGTCTAGGGCCTTAGTCCAGCTGGAGCCCAGATGGTTTAGGTACCTGTCCAAAGAGTCTGGCTTTACCTGATAGCAACGGGGAGCTACTAAGGTTCTAGAGCAGAGACATGAcctgcacattttctttttttcttcccccacaTTGTCTTTTGTAAGAAGTTTGTTAATGGGCCacatgcagtgactcacgcctgtaatcctagcactttgggaggctgaggtggg
This genomic interval from Theropithecus gelada isolate Dixy chromosome 10, Tgel_1.0, whole genome shotgun sequence contains the following:
- the GALR3 gene encoding galanin receptor type 3; amino-acid sequence: MADAQNISLDSPGSVGAVAVPVVFALIFLLGTVGNGLVLAVLLQPGPSAWQEPGSTTDLFILNLAVADLCFILCCVPFQATIYTLDAWLFGALVCKAVHLLIYLTMYASSFTLAAVSVDRYLAVRHPLRSRALRTPRNARAAVGLVWLLAALFSAPYLSYYGTVRYGALELCVPAWEDARRRALDVATFAAGYLLPVAVVSLAYGRTLRFLWAAVGPAGAAAAEARRRATGRAGRAMLAVAALYALCWGPHHALILCFWYGRFAFSPATYACRLASHCLAYANSCLNPLVYALASRHFRARFRRLWQCGRRRRHRARRTLRRVHPASSGPPGCRGDAQPRGRLPAGGGRGLEPREGPAHGGEAA